The Anabrus simplex isolate iqAnaSimp1 chromosome 1, ASM4041472v1, whole genome shotgun sequence genome window below encodes:
- the LOC137498382 gene encoding uncharacterized protein gives MSVLKFQQLFQMAEPHLTKQFTRFRAPVPPLLRMIVCLRFLATGDSLRTISFSYRLGHSTVVKIVNETCEILSNILHPIYMPKPTEEKWKSVEKGFQERWHFPNCIGSIDGKHVIIQAPNKSGSLFYNYKGTFSIVLLALVDSNYKFIAVDIGAFGSNSDGGIFQNSNLGKALETKNLNIPEKKNLPGTDIHLPHVIVGDEAFPLKTYLMRPYSKAQLNGNKEKKIFNYRLSRARNVVENTFGIMAQKFRLYQRRLQQTPQHVKNIVFTTCVLHNFLRDDVISFVEEESLNSTSAALQRLHFTGGNATSVAMGVRDEFKTYFNAVGCVPWQNDIINRGRLNTN, from the exons ATgagtgtgttgaaatttcaacaactatttcagatggcAGAACCACATTTAACGAAACAGTTTACAAGATTTCGTGCACCAGTACCTCCTCTTCTGAGAATGATCGTCTGCTTGAG GTTCCTTGCTACAGGGGATAGCTTGCGAACAATTTCGTTCAGCTACAGGTTAGGACATTCCACAGTCGTCAAAATTGTTAATGAAACATGTGAAATTTTATCGAACATTCTTCATCCTATATACATGCCAAAACCgactgaagaaaaatggaaaagtgTTGAGAAGGGATTTCAAGAACGATGGCACTTCCCAAACTGTATAGGTTCCATTGATGGGAAACATGTCATCATACAAGCACCAAATAAAAGTGGTTCTTTGTTTTATAATTACAAGGGCACATTTTCTATTGTTCTTTTGGCATTGGTGGACTCGAACTATAAATTCATAGCCGTGGATATTGGAGCATTTGGTTCTAATAGTGATGGaggaatttttcaaaattcaaatttAGGAAAAGCGCTGGAAACAAAAAACTTGAATATTCCGGAAAAGAAAAATCTACCTGGTACGGATATCCATTTACCCCATGTTATTGTAGGGGATGAAGCATTCCCCTTAAAGACTTATTTGATGCGACCTTACTCCAAAGCTCAATTAAAtggcaacaaagaaaagaaaatatttaattacagactCAGTAGAGCGCGAAATGTAGTAGAGAACACATTCGGAATAATGGCTCAAAAGTTTAGACTGTATCAAAGACGTTTGCAGCAAACTCCTCAACATGTAAAGAACATAGTTTTCACAACTTGTGTACTGCACAATTTCTTGAGAGACGATGTAATTTCGTTCGTTGAAGAGGAATCGTTAAATTCAACTTCAGCAGCTCTGCAGCGGTtgcattttacaggaggaaatgctacttcTGTTGCAATGGGAGTACGTGatgaatttaaaacttattttaatgcAGTAGGTTGCGTACCATGGCAAAACGACATCATTAATAGAGGTAGACTGAACACAAATTAA